In Bosea vestrisii, the following are encoded in one genomic region:
- a CDS encoding formate dehydrogenase beta subunit — translation MSEAIRIYVPIDAAALSVGAEVVAQAVAKEAQARGIAVEFIRNGSRGMLWLEPMVEVETGEGRIAYGPVAAKDVATLFEAGFQNGGPHGLRLGPVDELDWLKRQQRLTFERVGVTDPLSLADYRAHDGLKGLEKALSLTGVEIVEEVKASGLRGRGGAGFPTGIKWKTVHDAGATQKYIVCNADEGDSGTFADRMLMEGDPFLLIEGMAIAAIAVGATRGYIYLRSEYPHAHKALQRAILKARNAGVLGASVLGSGKAFELEVRLGAGAYICGEETSLLESLEGKRAIVRAKPPIPALQGLFGKPTIVNNVLSFAAVPWILTHGAKAYADYGMGRSRGTLPVQLGGNVRRGGLIELAFGISLREIIEDIGGGTLSGRPIRAVQVGGPLGAYLTAQQLDTPMDYEALAGIKAMLGHGGIVVFDDSVDMARQARFAFEFCAKESCGKCTPCRIGATRGVELVDKIIAGHERPKNLAVLRDLNKLMTDASLCAMGGLTPMPVMSALNHFFEDFDRPPAERLPLAAE, via the coding sequence ATGAGCGAGGCAATCCGCATCTACGTCCCGATCGACGCCGCCGCGCTCTCGGTCGGCGCCGAAGTGGTGGCACAGGCCGTCGCCAAGGAGGCACAGGCGCGCGGTATCGCCGTCGAGTTCATCCGAAACGGCTCGCGCGGCATGCTCTGGCTCGAGCCGATGGTCGAGGTTGAGACGGGGGAAGGCCGGATCGCCTATGGCCCGGTCGCGGCCAAGGACGTCGCCACGCTGTTCGAGGCCGGCTTTCAGAATGGCGGGCCCCATGGCCTGCGCCTCGGTCCGGTCGATGAGCTCGACTGGCTGAAACGCCAGCAGCGCCTGACTTTCGAGCGCGTCGGCGTGACCGATCCACTCTCGCTCGCCGACTACCGCGCCCATGACGGGCTGAAGGGCCTGGAGAAGGCGCTCTCGCTCACAGGCGTTGAGATCGTCGAGGAGGTGAAGGCGTCCGGCCTGCGCGGCCGCGGCGGTGCCGGCTTCCCGACCGGGATCAAATGGAAGACCGTCCACGACGCCGGCGCGACACAGAAATACATCGTCTGCAATGCCGATGAGGGCGACAGCGGCACTTTTGCCGACCGGATGCTGATGGAGGGCGACCCTTTCCTGTTGATCGAGGGCATGGCGATCGCCGCAATCGCGGTCGGCGCGACCCGGGGCTACATCTATCTGCGTTCGGAATATCCGCACGCCCACAAGGCGCTGCAGCGTGCGATCCTGAAGGCGCGCAATGCCGGCGTGCTGGGCGCCTCCGTGCTCGGCTCGGGCAAGGCCTTCGAGCTCGAGGTTCGGTTGGGAGCCGGCGCCTATATCTGCGGAGAGGAGACCTCGCTGCTGGAGAGCCTGGAAGGCAAGCGCGCCATCGTCCGAGCCAAGCCGCCGATCCCGGCACTGCAGGGCCTGTTCGGCAAGCCGACCATCGTCAACAACGTACTCTCCTTCGCCGCGGTGCCCTGGATCCTGACGCATGGCGCCAAGGCCTATGCCGATTACGGCATGGGCCGCTCGCGTGGCACGCTGCCGGTGCAGCTTGGCGGCAATGTCAGGCGCGGCGGGCTGATCGAACTCGCCTTCGGCATCTCGCTGCGCGAAATCATCGAGGACATAGGCGGCGGCACGCTGTCGGGCCGGCCGATCCGGGCCGTGCAGGTCGGCGGGCCGCTCGGCGCCTATCTCACGGCACAGCAGCTCGATACGCCGATGGACTATGAGGCTCTGGCCGGCATCAAGGCGATGCTCGGCCATGGCGGCATCGTCGTCTTCGACGACAGCGTCGACATGGCCAGGCAAGCCCGCTTCGCCTTCGAGTTCTGCGCCAAGGAGAGCTGCGGCAAGTGCACGCCCTGCCGGATCGGCGCGACACGCGGCGTCGAGCTGGTCGACAAGATCATCGCCGGCCATGAGCGGCCGAAGAACCTCGCCGTGCTGCGCGATCTCAACAAGCTGATGACCGACGCCTCGCTCTGCGCCATGGGCGGGCTCACCCCGATGCCGGTGATGAGTGCGCTCAACCATTTCTTCGAGGATTTCGACCGTCCGCCGGCCGAGCGCCTGCCGCTGGCGGCCGAGTGA
- a CDS encoding ABC transporter permease: protein MSAGEPLVGRAAWRRLLRHRSFMIGGALVLAMVLVALAAEILSPFDPLRSNVRARLVAPDALHWFGTDHFGRDILSRVMIGARISLAIGALTAILAGIVGTLSGAVAGFFPRLDQPIMRVMDALMAFPSIVLAMVVSAVLGASLTNVVIALAIATTPHTARIVRASVLLERELDYVSAARSIGAGELTILFKHVLRNAAGPLIVRLTYVFAIAVLAEAALSFVGAGPPPPAASFGSIIAQGRDFMREAPWITVFPGLAIIVCVLGLNLLGDGLRDVLDPRLKF from the coding sequence ATGAGCGCGGGCGAACCGCTCGTCGGCCGCGCCGCCTGGCGACGCCTGCTGCGCCACCGCTCTTTCATGATCGGGGGCGCACTGGTGCTCGCCATGGTGCTGGTCGCGCTCGCCGCCGAAATCCTCTCGCCCTTCGATCCACTGCGCAGCAATGTCCGCGCCCGGCTGGTGGCGCCGGACGCCCTTCACTGGTTCGGCACCGACCATTTTGGCCGCGACATCCTCTCGCGCGTGATGATCGGGGCCCGCATCTCGCTCGCCATCGGTGCACTCACCGCCATTCTCGCCGGCATCGTCGGCACGCTGAGCGGCGCGGTCGCCGGCTTCTTCCCGCGCCTCGACCAGCCGATCATGCGGGTGATGGACGCGCTGATGGCGTTCCCCTCGATCGTGCTCGCCATGGTGGTCTCGGCCGTGCTCGGCGCGTCGCTGACCAATGTCGTGATCGCTCTCGCGATCGCCACGACGCCGCACACTGCCCGGATCGTGCGCGCCTCCGTGCTGCTGGAACGGGAGCTGGACTATGTCTCGGCCGCGCGTTCGATCGGCGCCGGCGAACTGACCATCCTGTTCAAGCACGTGCTGCGCAACGCCGCCGGGCCCCTGATCGTGCGATTGACCTATGTCTTCGCTATCGCGGTGCTGGCCGAGGCGGCGCTGTCCTTCGTCGGCGCCGGGCCGCCGCCGCCGGCCGCCTCCTTCGGCTCGATCATCGCCCAGGGCCGCGACTTCATGCGCGAAGCGCCGTGGATCACGGTGTTCCCGGGCCTCGCCATCATCGTCTGCGTGCTCGGCCTCAACCTGCTCGGCGACGGCCTGCGCGACGTGCTCGATCCCCGCCTGAAATTCTGA
- a CDS encoding LysR family transcriptional regulator translates to MIIRQLIYLDALAREKHFRKAAEACHVSQPTLSAAIAQLEEELGILIVERGRRFQGLTREGEVVLAHARRILAEADQMKDAIAELREGVSGRIRLGAVPTALPMIAHITAPFSTRYPGASLTVLSLTSTEIQEGIDNFELDVGLTYLDNEPLERVVSKPIYQESYVLLTREDGPLGERETIPWAEAAGLKLCLLTADMQNRRIIDGIFRSVGHSPKPAIETNSIFNLCSHAGIQGVSSIVSSQLLEFFGVPLGTKALPLIEPDAKRTIGLIMADRHPAAPLARNLLMMSGAMEDASLPRRPIVK, encoded by the coding sequence ATGATCATCCGCCAGCTCATCTATCTCGACGCGCTTGCCCGCGAGAAGCATTTCCGCAAGGCGGCCGAGGCCTGCCATGTCTCGCAGCCGACACTGTCGGCCGCCATCGCCCAGCTCGAAGAAGAACTCGGCATCCTGATCGTCGAGCGCGGCCGGCGCTTCCAGGGACTGACCAGGGAAGGCGAGGTCGTGCTCGCGCATGCGCGGCGCATCCTCGCCGAGGCCGATCAGATGAAGGACGCGATCGCGGAGCTGCGCGAGGGCGTCAGCGGCCGGATCAGGCTTGGCGCCGTCCCCACCGCACTGCCGATGATCGCCCATATCACCGCACCGTTCTCGACCCGCTATCCCGGCGCCTCGCTCACCGTGCTGTCGCTGACCTCGACCGAGATCCAGGAAGGTATCGACAATTTCGAGCTCGATGTCGGCCTGACCTATCTCGACAACGAGCCGCTCGAACGCGTCGTCTCCAAGCCGATCTACCAGGAATCCTATGTGCTGCTGACGCGCGAGGACGGGCCGCTCGGCGAGCGCGAGACCATCCCCTGGGCCGAAGCCGCCGGGCTCAAGCTCTGCCTGCTCACCGCCGACATGCAGAACCGGCGTATCATCGACGGCATCTTCCGCTCGGTCGGACACTCGCCCAAGCCAGCGATCGAAACCAATTCGATCTTTAACCTGTGCTCCCATGCCGGCATTCAGGGCGTCTCCAGCATCGTCTCCTCGCAATTGCTGGAGTTCTTCGGCGTCCCGCTCGGCACCAAGGCGCTGCCACTGATCGAGCCCGACGCCAAGCGCACGATCGGCCTGATCATGGCTGACCGCCACCCCGCCGCTCCGCTGGCCCGCAACCTCTTGATGATGTCCGGGGCCATGGAGGACGCCAGCCTGCCGAGGCGCCCGATCGTTAAATAG
- a CDS encoding succinylglutamate desuccinylase/aspartoacylase family protein, with protein sequence MSSTSRVRCEIDFEASGRQAGYLRAPLSRNTSGWGVVEIPVVSVKNGPGPTILFTGGVHGDEYEGPIAISRLARSLDPAAIQGRVIMIPALNIPAVMNDTRLSPVDNRDMNRCFPGNPKGTFSEMLAHFVDEMLLPLVDISVDLHTAGHSGDSALSTNMHYVADTALRERTMAAAAAFGAPYNVVFWGVDEGATLTSSVERRGILSLGTELGGWGRVNVEGVRIADRALTNILKHFGLMEGEPDTRQRDGSPGTRHMMVRDSAGYSFAPAGGLFEPRNVVGDACRAGELAGYLHFVEDIDRAPLEVRYRRDGLLWMSAGPGRVQRGDAVAVLMEDYDALRAAA encoded by the coding sequence ATGTCGTCCACAAGCCGGGTTCGCTGCGAGATCGATTTTGAAGCGAGCGGCCGTCAGGCCGGCTATCTGCGCGCGCCGCTCTCCCGCAACACCTCCGGCTGGGGCGTCGTCGAGATCCCGGTCGTCAGCGTCAAGAACGGTCCTGGCCCGACGATCCTGTTCACCGGCGGTGTTCATGGCGACGAGTACGAGGGCCCGATCGCGATCTCGCGGCTCGCCCGCAGCCTCGACCCGGCTGCGATCCAGGGCCGCGTCATTATGATCCCGGCGCTCAATATCCCGGCGGTGATGAACGACACGCGGCTCTCGCCGGTCGACAACCGCGACATGAACCGCTGCTTTCCAGGCAATCCGAAGGGCACCTTTTCGGAGATGCTTGCCCATTTCGTCGACGAGATGCTGCTGCCGCTGGTCGACATCTCCGTTGATCTCCACACGGCGGGGCACTCGGGCGATTCCGCGCTCTCGACCAACATGCATTACGTTGCCGACACCGCCTTGCGCGAGCGCACCATGGCGGCGGCTGCTGCCTTCGGCGCGCCCTACAATGTCGTGTTCTGGGGCGTCGACGAAGGCGCGACGCTGACCTCGTCGGTCGAGCGGCGCGGCATCCTCTCGCTCGGCACCGAGCTCGGTGGCTGGGGCCGCGTCAATGTCGAGGGCGTGCGCATCGCCGACCGGGCCTTGACCAATATCCTCAAGCATTTCGGGCTGATGGAGGGCGAGCCGGATACGCGCCAGCGCGACGGCTCTCCCGGGACGCGCCATATGATGGTGCGGGATTCAGCTGGCTACTCCTTCGCCCCTGCGGGCGGGCTGTTCGAGCCGCGCAATGTCGTCGGCGATGCCTGCCGCGCCGGCGAGCTCGCCGGATACCTGCATTTCGTCGAGGACATCGACCGCGCCCCGCTGGAGGTGCGCTACCGCCGCGACGGGCTGCTGTGGATGTCGGCGGGACCCGGCCGCGTGCAGCGCGGCGATGCCGTGGCCGTGCTGATGGAGGATTACGACGCACTGCGTGCCGCGGCCTGA
- a CDS encoding NAD(P)H-dependent oxidoreductase subunit E produces MVHYPAWDQDEARSIVSGLSHLEGATLPILHALQEEFGYVDPQAVPLIAEALNLSRADVHGTISFYHDFRTAPPPRRIVKLCRAEACQALGCEALVEDLAREHGIVVDSHDGHHDAVVETVYCLGNCALGPSALVEGELVGRVDADRIAALCGAQQ; encoded by the coding sequence ATGGTCCACTACCCAGCCTGGGATCAGGACGAGGCGCGCTCGATTGTGTCGGGCCTGTCTCATCTCGAAGGGGCGACCCTGCCGATCCTGCACGCGCTGCAGGAGGAGTTCGGCTATGTCGACCCGCAGGCCGTGCCGCTGATCGCCGAGGCGCTCAACCTGTCGCGGGCCGATGTGCACGGCACCATCTCCTTCTATCACGACTTCAGGACCGCCCCGCCGCCGCGCCGCATCGTCAAGCTCTGCCGCGCCGAGGCCTGCCAGGCGCTCGGCTGCGAGGCGCTGGTCGAGGATCTCGCGCGCGAGCACGGCATCGTCGTCGACAGCCACGATGGCCACCACGATGCGGTGGTCGAAACCGTCTACTGCCTTGGCAATTGCGCGCTAGGCCCCTCGGCCCTGGTCGAGGGCGAGTTGGTCGGGCGGGTCGATGCCGACCGGATTGCCGCTCTGTGCGGAGCGCAGCAATGA
- a CDS encoding ABC transporter substrate-binding protein — MAKHLILKAAVIAAVALGGAQGALAQRKGGEVTIGISQAPPSLDAQITSAQASRNVTLHIFETLYARDENAKPVPELAEGVTVSPDGKSYVFPIRKDVTFHNGKKLDAADVVASLERYRKIGASPALVAAIDTVKASGEHEVTVTLKQAQSTFLDNLSSPRAPIAIYPASEAAKEAGKIEVIGTGPYKFVEYKPDSHVKLTRYDGYASNPKGTGRDGFAGKKEAFLDAVTFRFMPEGGARTAALEAGQIQFNETVDGPTAKRLGTDARFTVHKVVPFGLQVIKFNQAQPPANDVNFRLAVQAALDMEEIMAISYADIYQMDPSWLYPGAAFHSTVGSDKYNKADLKLAKELLGKSSYKGGKVTFIVDNLRANVDTATVVQQKLKEIGIEVEIAVSDWPTVSKIGFTPTNWTFWTHGFGIEPYEGPGSVMAPWVNGLSQQAKDPEIDRIAAAFNAELDEGKRKALYDAFQKHMYDAAVAMKAGNYGLFQASTAKLKNFKPYRIPRMWGVWLEP, encoded by the coding sequence ATGGCAAAGCACCTCATTCTCAAAGCAGCTGTCATCGCGGCCGTCGCCCTGGGAGGGGCTCAAGGGGCGCTGGCGCAGCGCAAGGGCGGCGAGGTCACCATCGGCATCAGCCAGGCGCCGCCCTCGCTCGATGCCCAGATCACCTCGGCGCAGGCATCGCGCAACGTCACGCTGCACATCTTCGAGACACTTTATGCCCGCGACGAGAACGCCAAGCCGGTGCCCGAGTTGGCCGAAGGCGTCACGGTCTCGCCTGATGGCAAGAGCTATGTCTTCCCGATCCGTAAGGACGTGACCTTCCACAACGGCAAGAAGCTCGACGCTGCCGACGTCGTCGCCTCGCTCGAACGCTATCGCAAGATCGGCGCCTCGCCGGCGCTCGTCGCCGCGATCGACACGGTCAAGGCGAGCGGCGAGCACGAGGTCACGGTCACGCTGAAGCAGGCCCAGTCGACCTTCCTCGACAATCTGTCGTCGCCGCGCGCGCCGATCGCGATCTATCCGGCGAGCGAGGCCGCCAAGGAAGCCGGCAAGATCGAGGTGATCGGCACCGGTCCCTACAAGTTCGTCGAGTACAAGCCAGACAGCCATGTGAAGCTCACCCGCTATGACGGCTACGCGTCCAATCCGAAGGGCACCGGCCGCGACGGCTTCGCCGGCAAGAAGGAAGCCTTCCTCGACGCTGTGACCTTCCGCTTCATGCCCGAGGGCGGCGCCCGCACGGCGGCGCTCGAAGCAGGCCAGATCCAGTTCAACGAGACCGTCGACGGGCCGACGGCGAAGCGGCTCGGCACCGATGCGCGCTTTACCGTCCACAAGGTGGTTCCGTTCGGCCTGCAGGTGATCAAGTTCAACCAGGCGCAGCCGCCGGCCAACGACGTGAACTTCCGCCTCGCCGTGCAGGCGGCGCTCGACATGGAGGAGATCATGGCGATCTCCTATGCCGACATCTACCAGATGGACCCGAGTTGGCTCTATCCCGGCGCCGCCTTCCACTCCACGGTCGGCAGCGACAAATACAACAAGGCCGACCTGAAACTCGCCAAGGAACTGCTCGGAAAGTCCTCCTACAAGGGCGGCAAGGTCACCTTCATCGTCGACAACCTGCGCGCCAATGTCGACACCGCGACCGTGGTGCAGCAGAAGCTCAAGGAGATCGGGATCGAGGTCGAGATCGCGGTCTCGGACTGGCCGACCGTCTCCAAGATCGGCTTCACGCCGACGAACTGGACCTTCTGGACCCATGGCTTTGGCATCGAACCCTATGAGGGGCCGGGCTCGGTGATGGCGCCCTGGGTGAACGGCCTTTCGCAGCAGGCCAAGGACCCGGAGATCGACCGGATCGCCGCCGCCTTCAACGCCGAGCTGGACGAGGGCAAGCGCAAGGCGCTCTACGACGCCTTCCAGAAGCACATGTACGACGCTGCCGTTGCGATGAAAGCCGGCAATTACGGGCTCTTCCAGGCCTCGACTGCCAAGCTCAAGAACTTCAAGCCCTATCGCATCCCCCGGATGTGGGGCGTCTGGCTCGAGCCGTGA
- a CDS encoding mandelate racemase/muconate lactonizing enzyme family protein: MNDQALPQTRVGNRPAGLPPFRITRIEAAPLFGESPKGGWSAEIRPEDSIHALIAVHTDQGVTGYGSVFTDGRLVQAGLKVLEPLFLSADALSPEFVSEKLHQNTFWMGRGGTLTHTISGIDIALWDILGQATGLSVGRLLGGRYRERVQPYCSLLMEEPDAMRDVVASYRDKGFTAFKIGWGPFGRALDTKLDEAIVRAAREAAGERSKLFVDAGASDALWPHGLKWAKRTAEMLADYDVGWFEEPVRPDAIDDYRELRRSSPVPIAGCEVLTRRQSFIPWLTTGAVDIVQPDVTKVGGISEQRRIAWMAYDLGIRYVGHGWNTALGLAADLQMATAFPDADLVEFIGGSPYVDGILARPFDLDAEGWLTIPDLPGLGVTIDRDKVAKYTPNPATLFA; the protein is encoded by the coding sequence GTGAACGATCAGGCTCTTCCGCAGACGCGCGTAGGCAACCGGCCGGCCGGACTGCCACCCTTCCGGATCACCCGCATCGAGGCCGCCCCGCTGTTCGGCGAAAGCCCGAAGGGTGGCTGGTCCGCCGAGATCAGGCCGGAGGATTCGATCCATGCCCTGATCGCGGTGCACACCGACCAGGGCGTCACCGGCTATGGCAGCGTCTTCACGGACGGACGCCTCGTCCAGGCCGGGCTCAAGGTGCTGGAGCCGCTCTTCCTCAGCGCCGACGCGCTCTCGCCCGAGTTCGTCAGCGAGAAGCTGCACCAGAACACCTTCTGGATGGGCCGCGGCGGTACCCTGACGCATACGATCAGCGGCATCGACATCGCGCTCTGGGACATTCTCGGCCAGGCCACCGGCCTCAGCGTCGGACGGCTGCTCGGCGGCCGCTATCGCGAGCGCGTGCAGCCCTATTGCTCGCTCCTGATGGAGGAGCCCGACGCGATGCGGGACGTCGTCGCGAGCTATCGCGACAAGGGCTTCACCGCGTTCAAGATTGGCTGGGGTCCGTTCGGCCGGGCCCTCGACACCAAGCTCGACGAGGCGATCGTGCGCGCCGCCCGTGAAGCGGCCGGCGAGCGCTCCAAACTCTTCGTCGATGCCGGCGCCAGCGACGCACTCTGGCCGCATGGGCTGAAATGGGCCAAGCGCACCGCCGAAATGCTCGCCGATTACGACGTTGGCTGGTTCGAAGAACCGGTCCGGCCGGACGCGATCGACGATTACCGCGAACTGCGTCGCTCCTCGCCGGTGCCGATCGCCGGCTGCGAGGTGCTGACAAGGCGCCAGAGCTTCATCCCCTGGCTGACCACCGGCGCCGTCGACATCGTCCAGCCGGATGTCACCAAGGTCGGCGGCATCTCCGAGCAGCGGCGCATCGCCTGGATGGCCTACGACCTCGGCATCAGATATGTCGGCCATGGCTGGAACACGGCGCTCGGCCTCGCCGCCGACCTGCAGATGGCGACCGCCTTCCCCGATGCCGATCTCGTCGAGTTCATCGGCGGCAGCCCCTATGTCGACGGCATCCTCGCAAGGCCTTTCGACCTCGATGCGGAAGGCTGGCTGACGATCCCCGACCTGCCGGGCCTCGGCGTCACCATCGACCGCGACAAGGTCGCCAAGTACACCCCGAACCCGGCGACTCTGTTTGCGTGA
- a CDS encoding ABC transporter permease yields the protein MGSFLIRRLAGSFVVLALVSLMSFALIWLVPGDPAAAFLDASATPAQIATLRSALGLDLSLPQQMIGWYGRILSGDLGQSILLNRSVSAALTERLPVTLALAALALAFAVVVGVTAGLIAAVNHNRWPDQAVMTAALLGLSVPDFWLGLVMVLVFAVSLGWLPSGGFTAFSQSPGEWLRCMILPALTLGLVQVGFIARMARASMLDTLGQDYVRTADAKGLAKLRVVLRHALPNALIPILTVIGIVSGALLGGAVIVEQVFSIPGIGRLIVGAIAARDFPVLQGGLLFLAIVYLSINLVVDVLYAVVDPRVRLA from the coding sequence ATGGGTAGCTTCCTGATCCGCCGTCTGGCGGGCTCCTTCGTCGTGCTCGCCCTGGTCTCGCTGATGTCCTTCGCGCTGATCTGGCTGGTGCCGGGCGATCCGGCGGCGGCCTTTCTCGACGCCTCGGCGACACCGGCGCAGATCGCCACGCTGCGCAGCGCGCTCGGGCTCGACCTGTCGCTGCCGCAGCAGATGATCGGCTGGTACGGGCGGATTCTCAGCGGCGATCTCGGCCAGTCGATCCTGCTCAACCGCTCCGTCAGCGCAGCGCTGACCGAGCGGCTTCCAGTGACGTTGGCGCTGGCGGCGCTGGCGCTCGCCTTCGCGGTGGTGGTCGGCGTCACCGCTGGCCTCATCGCCGCGGTCAACCATAACCGTTGGCCCGATCAGGCGGTGATGACGGCGGCACTGCTCGGTCTGTCGGTTCCGGATTTCTGGCTCGGCCTGGTGATGGTCCTGGTCTTCGCGGTCTCGCTCGGCTGGCTGCCGAGTGGCGGCTTCACCGCCTTCAGCCAATCGCCGGGCGAGTGGCTCCGCTGCATGATCCTGCCGGCACTGACGCTCGGGCTCGTCCAGGTCGGCTTCATCGCCCGGATGGCGCGCGCCTCGATGCTCGACACGCTCGGGCAGGACTATGTCCGCACCGCCGATGCCAAGGGCCTCGCGAAGCTGCGCGTCGTGCTGCGGCACGCCTTGCCCAACGCGCTGATCCCGATCCTGACCGTGATCGGCATTGTTTCGGGCGCGCTGCTCGGCGGCGCCGTCATCGTCGAGCAGGTCTTCTCGATCCCGGGGATTGGCCGCCTGATCGTCGGTGCCATCGCCGCGCGCGATTTTCCGGTGCTGCAAGGCGGACTTCTGTTCCTCGCGATCGTCTATCTCTCGATCAATCTCGTGGTCGACGTCCTCTACGCCGTCGTCGATCCGCGGGTGAGACTGGCATGA
- a CDS encoding GntR family transcriptional regulator: MPVREALRLLESQGVVVSEAYKGIRLRPVTNERVSDLIEARIALEASATARAVAAGRNRGSHLDELRSAVAEMELMAARGSAYGVAVADTRFHRALCRLGGNSVTLDLWETLAPQCTIIFGLATFGKPMAGVVEEHVDLLAVFEAGDIEAIERTLDEHITVMNHAMDYEAIVARRRRERDAQ, encoded by the coding sequence GTGCCGGTACGCGAGGCCTTGCGGCTGCTCGAAAGCCAGGGCGTCGTGGTCAGCGAGGCCTATAAGGGCATCAGGCTGCGCCCGGTCACCAATGAGCGGGTCTCCGACCTGATCGAGGCGCGCATCGCGCTCGAGGCCAGCGCGACCGCCCGCGCCGTCGCCGCCGGGCGCAATCGCGGTAGCCATCTCGACGAATTGCGCAGCGCCGTCGCCGAGATGGAGCTGATGGCGGCACGAGGCAGCGCCTATGGCGTCGCCGTCGCCGATACGCGCTTTCATCGCGCGCTCTGCCGGCTCGGCGGCAACAGCGTCACCCTCGACCTCTGGGAGACGCTGGCGCCGCAATGCACGATCATTTTCGGCCTCGCCACCTTCGGCAAGCCGATGGCCGGCGTGGTCGAGGAGCATGTCGACCTGCTCGCCGTGTTCGAGGCCGGCGACATCGAGGCGATCGAGCGCACGCTCGACGAGCACATCACCGTGATGAACCACGCGATGGACTACGAGGCCATCGTCGCCAGGCGCCGCAGGGAAAGGGATGCACAGTGA